From one Bombus huntii isolate Logan2020A chromosome 17, iyBomHunt1.1, whole genome shotgun sequence genomic stretch:
- the LOC126874937 gene encoding zinc finger protein rotund isoform X2 translates to MLDVPPFSRGLLILSCAMMGLQATAGKRKLEGGVGCMEFDMDMGESPSKLGRVEGSWWAMEDSYTPPLSQTPASYYDMEVSSPCLQTNPCQPTSASQQQQQQHQAAQQQQQQQPQSSTPTSAPPPSTVAHLHHHPQHYYHHQRGPSSPVGNNGYSQLSRPQPQWGAPHHYEPPTIRREENGKSYLELGSSYRANERCCEGSRSSWCRRGRACYRQRRLAVLNISMCKLARYRQFPDPSLHRSVLICNTLRHLEREMERDRSPPPMEPVIPAPIAQLQPPEQGRLTPFPMPPTSSNETDVDSGIGDSDDSRSINWGSVLSLSSQSPLDPLNNNELLDVDIGPDLDLDFMPGWKLTPLSADDILRSTTAQEQQHHQHQQHHHHQQQQQQQQQQQQQQQHLAPTSGSCASSNVGNACVSTGSSSSTHESLMCVGS, encoded by the coding sequence aGTTGTGCAATGATGGGTCTGCAGGCCACGGCAGGAAAACGTAAACTGGAGGGAGGTGTGGGCTGCATGGAGTTCGACATGGATATGGGCGAGAGCCCATCGAAGTTAGGCCGGGTGGAGGGTAGCTGGTGGGCGATGGAGGATAGTTACACGCCCCCGCTGAGTCAAACGCCGGCTTCTTATTACGATATGGAAGTGAGTTCGCCCTGCCTGCAGACAAATCCCTGTCAGCCGACATCGGCAAGtcagcagcaacagcaacaacatCAGGCGGcacagcaacagcagcagcaacagccGCAGTCGTCGACGCCAACGTCAGCGCCACCGCCGTCTACGGTGGCGCATCTGCACCATCATCCGCAGCACTACTATCATCATCAGCGCGGACCTAGCAGCCCGGTCGGTAACAACGGTTACAGCCAACTGTCGAGGCCTCAGCCGCAGTGGGGCGCACCTCATCATTACGAGCCGCCAACGATACGGCgagaagaaaatggaaagagtTATTTGGAGCTTGGTTCTAGTTATCGAGCGAACGAGAGGTGCTGCGAAGGTTCGAGGTCAAGCTGGTGTCGACGTGGTAGAGCGTGTTACAGACAAAGGCGACTAGccgttttaaatatttcgatgtgcaagctggcgaggtatcgCCAATTTCCGGATCCGAGTCTTCATCGATCGGTTCTCATCTGCAATACACTGAGGCATCTAGAACGCGAGATGGAGAGGGACAGAAGTCCGCCGCCCATGGAGCCGGTTATACCGGCACCGATTGCTCAACTTCAACCTCCTGAGCAGGGCAGGTTAACACCGTTCCCGATGCCACCAACGTCTTCGAACGAGACAGACGTCGATTCCGGCATCGGTGATAGCGACGACAGCCGTTCCATCAATTGGGGCAGCGTGCTGTCTCTCTCGAGTCAGTCGCCGCTGGATCCATTGAACAACAACGAGTTACTGGATGTCGATATCGGCCCAGACCTAGATTTAGACTTTATGCCTGGATGGAAGCTGACGCCCCTGTCCGCGGACGATATCCTTAGAAGTACGACGGCACAGGAACAGCAGCATCATCAGCATCAACAGCATCATCATCatcaacagcagcagcagcagcagcagcagcagcagcagcagcagcaacatcTGGCGCCAACTAGCGGCAGCTGCGCTAGTAGCAACGTCGGAAACGCCTGCGTCAGCACTGGCAGTAGCAGTAGTACGCACGAATCGTTAATGTGCGTTGGATCATAG
- the LOC126874937 gene encoding zinc finger protein rotund isoform X3 yields the protein MWCDVSQSCAMMGLQATAGKRKLEGGVGCMEFDMDMGESPSKLGRVEGSWWAMEDSYTPPLSQTPASYYDMEVSSPCLQTNPCQPTSASQQQQQQHQAAQQQQQQQPQSSTPTSAPPPSTVAHLHHHPQHYYHHQRGPSSPVGNNGYSQLSRPQPQWGAPHHYEPPTIRREENGKSYLELGSSYRANERCCEGSRSSWCRRGRACYRQRRLAVLNISMCKLARYRQFPDPSLHRSVLICNTLRHLEREMERDRSPPPMEPVIPAPIAQLQPPEQGRLTPFPMPPTSSNETDVDSGIGDSDDSRSINWGSVLSLSSQSPLDPLNNNELLDVDIGPDLDLDFMPGWKLTPLSADDILRSTTAQEQQHHQHQQHHHHQQQQQQQQQQQQQQQHLAPTSGSCASSNVGNACVSTGSSSSTHESLMCVGS from the coding sequence aGTTGTGCAATGATGGGTCTGCAGGCCACGGCAGGAAAACGTAAACTGGAGGGAGGTGTGGGCTGCATGGAGTTCGACATGGATATGGGCGAGAGCCCATCGAAGTTAGGCCGGGTGGAGGGTAGCTGGTGGGCGATGGAGGATAGTTACACGCCCCCGCTGAGTCAAACGCCGGCTTCTTATTACGATATGGAAGTGAGTTCGCCCTGCCTGCAGACAAATCCCTGTCAGCCGACATCGGCAAGtcagcagcaacagcaacaacatCAGGCGGcacagcaacagcagcagcaacagccGCAGTCGTCGACGCCAACGTCAGCGCCACCGCCGTCTACGGTGGCGCATCTGCACCATCATCCGCAGCACTACTATCATCATCAGCGCGGACCTAGCAGCCCGGTCGGTAACAACGGTTACAGCCAACTGTCGAGGCCTCAGCCGCAGTGGGGCGCACCTCATCATTACGAGCCGCCAACGATACGGCgagaagaaaatggaaagagtTATTTGGAGCTTGGTTCTAGTTATCGAGCGAACGAGAGGTGCTGCGAAGGTTCGAGGTCAAGCTGGTGTCGACGTGGTAGAGCGTGTTACAGACAAAGGCGACTAGccgttttaaatatttcgatgtgcaagctggcgaggtatcgCCAATTTCCGGATCCGAGTCTTCATCGATCGGTTCTCATCTGCAATACACTGAGGCATCTAGAACGCGAGATGGAGAGGGACAGAAGTCCGCCGCCCATGGAGCCGGTTATACCGGCACCGATTGCTCAACTTCAACCTCCTGAGCAGGGCAGGTTAACACCGTTCCCGATGCCACCAACGTCTTCGAACGAGACAGACGTCGATTCCGGCATCGGTGATAGCGACGACAGCCGTTCCATCAATTGGGGCAGCGTGCTGTCTCTCTCGAGTCAGTCGCCGCTGGATCCATTGAACAACAACGAGTTACTGGATGTCGATATCGGCCCAGACCTAGATTTAGACTTTATGCCTGGATGGAAGCTGACGCCCCTGTCCGCGGACGATATCCTTAGAAGTACGACGGCACAGGAACAGCAGCATCATCAGCATCAACAGCATCATCATCatcaacagcagcagcagcagcagcagcagcagcagcagcagcagcaacatcTGGCGCCAACTAGCGGCAGCTGCGCTAGTAGCAACGTCGGAAACGCCTGCGTCAGCACTGGCAGTAGCAGTAGTACGCACGAATCGTTAATGTGCGTTGGATCATAG
- the LOC126874937 gene encoding zinc finger protein rotund isoform X4, whose product MMGLQATAGKRKLEGGVGCMEFDMDMGESPSKLGRVEGSWWAMEDSYTPPLSQTPASYYDMEVSSPCLQTNPCQPTSASQQQQQQHQAAQQQQQQQPQSSTPTSAPPPSTVAHLHHHPQHYYHHQRGPSSPVGNNGYSQLSRPQPQWGAPHHYEPPTIRREENGKSYLELGSSYRANERCCEGSRSSWCRRGRACYRQRRLAVLNISMCKLARYRQFPDPSLHRSVLICNTLRHLEREMERDRSPPPMEPVIPAPIAQLQPPEQGRLTPFPMPPTSSNETDVDSGIGDSDDSRSINWGSVLSLSSQSPLDPLNNNELLDVDIGPDLDLDFMPGWKLTPLSADDILRSTTAQEQQHHQHQQHHHHQQQQQQQQQQQQQQQHLAPTSGSCASSNVGNACVSTGSSSSTHESLMCVGS is encoded by the coding sequence ATGATGGGTCTGCAGGCCACGGCAGGAAAACGTAAACTGGAGGGAGGTGTGGGCTGCATGGAGTTCGACATGGATATGGGCGAGAGCCCATCGAAGTTAGGCCGGGTGGAGGGTAGCTGGTGGGCGATGGAGGATAGTTACACGCCCCCGCTGAGTCAAACGCCGGCTTCTTATTACGATATGGAAGTGAGTTCGCCCTGCCTGCAGACAAATCCCTGTCAGCCGACATCGGCAAGtcagcagcaacagcaacaacatCAGGCGGcacagcaacagcagcagcaacagccGCAGTCGTCGACGCCAACGTCAGCGCCACCGCCGTCTACGGTGGCGCATCTGCACCATCATCCGCAGCACTACTATCATCATCAGCGCGGACCTAGCAGCCCGGTCGGTAACAACGGTTACAGCCAACTGTCGAGGCCTCAGCCGCAGTGGGGCGCACCTCATCATTACGAGCCGCCAACGATACGGCgagaagaaaatggaaagagtTATTTGGAGCTTGGTTCTAGTTATCGAGCGAACGAGAGGTGCTGCGAAGGTTCGAGGTCAAGCTGGTGTCGACGTGGTAGAGCGTGTTACAGACAAAGGCGACTAGccgttttaaatatttcgatgtgcaagctggcgaggtatcgCCAATTTCCGGATCCGAGTCTTCATCGATCGGTTCTCATCTGCAATACACTGAGGCATCTAGAACGCGAGATGGAGAGGGACAGAAGTCCGCCGCCCATGGAGCCGGTTATACCGGCACCGATTGCTCAACTTCAACCTCCTGAGCAGGGCAGGTTAACACCGTTCCCGATGCCACCAACGTCTTCGAACGAGACAGACGTCGATTCCGGCATCGGTGATAGCGACGACAGCCGTTCCATCAATTGGGGCAGCGTGCTGTCTCTCTCGAGTCAGTCGCCGCTGGATCCATTGAACAACAACGAGTTACTGGATGTCGATATCGGCCCAGACCTAGATTTAGACTTTATGCCTGGATGGAAGCTGACGCCCCTGTCCGCGGACGATATCCTTAGAAGTACGACGGCACAGGAACAGCAGCATCATCAGCATCAACAGCATCATCATCatcaacagcagcagcagcagcagcagcagcagcagcagcagcagcaacatcTGGCGCCAACTAGCGGCAGCTGCGCTAGTAGCAACGTCGGAAACGCCTGCGTCAGCACTGGCAGTAGCAGTAGTACGCACGAATCGTTAATGTGCGTTGGATCATAG